A region from the Rosa rugosa chromosome 6, drRosRugo1.1, whole genome shotgun sequence genome encodes:
- the LOC133718530 gene encoding uncharacterized protein LOC133718530 — MACWSAENATKAYLKSLKLGQKANEPDVVEFVSALAAGNNAQLMVVACSGAADYTTLALVEAAQQTGGRVVCILRGNEELRMSEKVLGIKNVRHIDFVIGEAQSLVLNYYKEADFVLIDCNLENHEGILSAVQMGKKQNGAVVVGTNAVCKGSWRSGGARTQLLPIGGGLLVTRIAASGGCGTIERRKSQWVVKVDKCTGEEHVFRVRFPRGKGIQA, encoded by the exons ATGGCTTGCTGGTCTGCTGAGAATGCCACAAAAGCCTACCTcaaatccttgaaactg GGCCAAAAAGCAAATGAGCCAGATGTGGTTGAGTTCGTTTCAGCACTAGCCGCAGGCAACAATGCACAGCTAATGGTTGTGGCGTGTTCCGGTGCAGCTGACTACACCACACTTGCCCTGGTTGAGGCAGCACAGCAAACCGGAGGGCGTGTGGTGTGCATTCTCCGTGGCAATGAAGAACTACGAATGTCTGAGAAAGTCCTTGGCATTAAAAATGTGCGTCACATTGATTTTGTGATTGGGGAGGCCCAAAGTCTTGTGTTGAACTATTACAAGGAGGCTGATTTTGTGCTGATTGATTGTAACCTTGAGAACCATGAGGGGATTCTTAGCGCGGTGCAAATGGGGAAGAAGCAAAATGGGGCAGTTGTTGTGGGGACTAATGCCGTTTGCAAAGGGTCGTGGCGGTCCGGTGGGGCGAGGACTCAGTTGTTGCCTATAGGAGGAGGATTGTTAGTGACAAGAATCGCTGCTAGTGGTGGTTGTGGTACTATTGAGAGGAGGAAGTCCCAATGGGTTGTGAAAGTTGACAAATGTACAGGTGAAGAGCATGTTTTCAGGGTCAGGTTTCCACGAGGGAAAGGGATTCAAGCATAG